Proteins from a genomic interval of Phalacrocorax aristotelis unplaced genomic scaffold, bGulAri2.1 scaffold_144, whole genome shotgun sequence:
- the LOC142051084 gene encoding feather beta keratin isoform X1, protein MSCYDLCRPCGPTPLANSCNEPCVRQCQDSRVVIEPSPVVVTLPGPILSSFPQNTVVGSTTSAAVGSILSAEGVPISSGGFNISGLGGRYYGRRCLPC, encoded by the coding sequence ATGTCCTGCTACGATCTGTGCCGTCCCTGTGGGCCAACCCCGCTTGCCAACAGCTGCaacgagccctgtgtcaggcagtgccaggactcCCGGGTGGTGATCGAACCGTCTcccgtggtggtgaccctgcccggacccatcctcagctccttcccccagaaCACCGTTGTGGGATCCACCACCTCCGCTGCCGTTGGCAGCATCCTGAGTGCTGAgggagtgcccatctcctccgggggcttTAACATCTCCGGCCTTGGTGGCCGCTACTACGGCAGAAGGTGCCTGCCCTGCTAA
- the LOC142051093 gene encoding feather beta keratin-like isoform X1 encodes MLCIQDKLVVKDVTCAEGACEPGAVWTSIKASPAVGILIVFSCLLLLAEQGEQVHLRPTAMSCYDLCRPCGPTPLANSCNEPCVRQCQDSRVVIEPSPVVVTLPGPILSSFPQNTIVGSTTSAAVGSILSTEGVPISSGGFNISGLGGRYYGRRCLPC; translated from the exons ATGCTTTGCATACAAGACAAGCTTGTTGTTAAAGACGTGACATGCGCAGAGGGTGCCTGTGAGCCCGGGGCGGTCTGGACCAGTATAAAAGCCAGTCCAGCTGTCGGAATCCTCATCGTCTTCTcttgccttctcctccttgctgaaCAAGGTGAG cagGTGCACCTCCGTCCCACGGCCATGTCCTGCTACGATCTGTGCCGTCCCTGTGGGCCAACCCCGCTTGCCAACAGCTGCaacgagccctgtgtcaggcagtgccaggactcCCGGGTGGTGATCGAACCGTCTcccgtggtggtgaccctgcccggacccatcctcagctccttcccccagaaCACCATTGTGGGATCCACCACCTCCGCTGCCgttggcagcatcctgagcACTGAgggagtgcccatctcctccgggggcttTAACATCTCCGGCCTTGGTGGCCGCTACTACGGCAGAAGGTGCCTGCCCTGCTAA
- the LOC142051093 gene encoding feather beta keratin-like isoform X2 codes for MSCYDLCRPCGPTPLANSCNEPCVRQCQDSRVVIEPSPVVVTLPGPILSSFPQNTIVGSTTSAAVGSILSTEGVPISSGGFNISGLGGRYYGRRCLPC; via the coding sequence ATGTCCTGCTACGATCTGTGCCGTCCCTGTGGGCCAACCCCGCTTGCCAACAGCTGCaacgagccctgtgtcaggcagtgccaggactcCCGGGTGGTGATCGAACCGTCTcccgtggtggtgaccctgcccggacccatcctcagctccttcccccagaaCACCATTGTGGGATCCACCACCTCCGCTGCCgttggcagcatcctgagcACTGAgggagtgcccatctcctccgggggcttTAACATCTCCGGCCTTGGTGGCCGCTACTACGGCAGAAGGTGCCTGCCCTGCTAA
- the LOC142051084 gene encoding feather beta keratin isoform X2 translates to MLCIQDKLVVKDVTCAEGACEPGAVWTSIKASPAVGILIVFSCLLLLAEQGEQVHLRPTAMSCYDLCRPCGPTPLANSCNEPCVRQCQDSRVVIEPSPVVVTLPGPILSSFPQNTVVGSTTSAAVGSILSAEGVPISSGGFNISGLGGRYYGRRCLPC, encoded by the exons ATGCTTTGCATACAAGACAAGCTTGTTGTTAAAGACGTGACATGCGCAGAGGGTGCCTGTGAGCCCGGGGCGGTCTGGACCAGTATAAAAGCCAGTCCAGCTGTCGGAATCCTCATCGTCTTCTcttgccttctcctccttgctgaaCAAGGTGAG cagGTGCACCTCCGTCCCACGGCCATGTCCTGCTACGATCTGTGCCGTCCCTGTGGGCCAACCCCGCTTGCCAACAGCTGCaacgagccctgtgtcaggcagtgccaggactcCCGGGTGGTGATCGAACCGTCTcccgtggtggtgaccctgcccggacccatcctcagctccttcccccagaaCACCGTTGTGGGATCCACCACCTCCGCTGCCGTTGGCAGCATCCTGAGTGCTGAgggagtgcccatctcctccgggggcttTAACATCTCCGGCCTTGGTGGCCGCTACTACGGCAGAAGGTGCCTGCCCTGCTAA